From Cucumis melo cultivar AY chromosome 1, USDA_Cmelo_AY_1.0, whole genome shotgun sequence, a single genomic window includes:
- the LOC103504200 gene encoding uncharacterized protein LOC103504200: MERHIRRFLNKLSFASIAIATLILIFLFLQTPQTCIPPNSPSKPHLKFPKSSCDSTPRELVSIDKKNKRLWSSNDWKKKLSSFINFFQSIRDLGLLHNHTKVICVSAGAGHEVMALSHMGVHDVTGVELIDSPPLVSRADPHNLPFFDHVFDLAFTAHLAEALFPSRFVSEMERAVRPNGVCVIVVEECGDYEVKEIVGLFMKSRFVNSINVTLTGLKMTRILMKRTS; the protein is encoded by the coding sequence ATGGAACGCCACATTCGCCGTTTTCTCAATAAGCTTTCATTTGCTTCTATTGCCATTGCCACTCTCATCctcatcttcctcttcctccAAACCCCACAAACCTGCATTCCCCCAAATTCTCCTTCAAAACCCCATCTCAAATTCCCCAAATCCTCCTGCGATTCCACTCCTCGCGAGCTCGTCTCCATTGACAAGAAGAACAAGCGTCTTTGGTCATCCAACGACTGGAAGAAGAAGCTCTCCTCCTTCATTAATTTCTTCCAATCTATTCGAGATCTAGGCCTTCTCCATAACCACACCAAAGTTATCTGCGTTTCCGCCGGCGCTGGCCATGAGGTCATGGCGTTGTCTCATATGGGAGTTCACGATGTCACCGGTGTCGAGTTGATTGATTCGCCTCCTTTGGTGAGTCGTGCTGATCCTCATAATTTGCCTTTCTTTGATCATGTTTTTGATTTGGCGTTTACTGCTCATTTGGCTGAGGCGTTGTTTCCGTCTCGATTTGTTTCTGAGATGGAGAGAGCTGTTCGTCCTAATGGTGTTTGTGTGATTGTTGTTGAGGAATGTGGGGATTATGAAGTTAAGGAGATTGTAGGGTTGTTTATGAAATCACGATTTGTAAATTCGATCAATGTTACGTTAACAGGATTGAAAATGACTCGGATTTTAATGAAAAGAACTTCTTGA
- the LOC103495560 gene encoding fasciclin-like arabinogalactan protein 21 codes for MAKCSFEWWHAPIVFSISVVLAFFAISTALHSSTSHTATPPNKSMADELSLNASRALRRAGFNTIATLLQVSPEHFFFPQNSTIFAIKDSAISNTSLPPWLLKNLVKYHTSPFKLSMTDLLKKPQGACLPTLLMPKKIAITRMDSTARLVEINHVLVTDPDIFLGGNVSIHGVLGPFSPLDPLDVRQGWSLIQSPYCDSNGTIISDPFEPNNGVVGVGVEVEWRRIIRWLSANGFVSYAIGLQTVLEGLLQDFGGLRSITVFAPPNLVSVTSPSPVLNRAVRLHIVPQMVTYKSLASLPARTSLKTLVSGQDIEILGGVRVPRGTVVVNGVEIVSPEIFRSENCVIHGISRSLEIAGLPHSSR; via the coding sequence ATGGCTAAGTGTTCATTCGAATGGTGGCATGCACCCATCGTCTTCTCCATCTCTGTAGTTTTAGCCTTCTTCGCCATTTCCACGGCTCTCCACTCATCTACTTCCCACACTGCAACTCCACCCAACAAATCCATGGCCGATGAACTTTCTTTAAACGCATCAAGGGCCTTAAGAAGAGCCGGTTTCAACACCATTGCCACACTCCTTCAAGTATCCCCTGAACATTTCTTCTTCCCTCAAAACTCCACCATTTTCGCCATTAAAGATTCCGCCATCTCCAATACCTCCCTCCCTCCATGGCTCCTCAAGAATCTTGTCAAATACCACACTTCCCCGTTCAAGCTTTCCATGACTGACCTGTTAAAGAAGCCTCAAGGGGCCTGTCTCCCGACCCTTTTGATGCCAAAGAAAATTGCTATCACTAGAATGGATTCCACTGCTAGATTGGTTGAGATCAATCATGTTCTTGTCACTGACCCTGATATTTTTCTTGGTGGGAATGTTTCCATTCATGGTGTTCTTGGCCCATTTTCTCCTTTGGATCCTCTTGATGTGCGTCAGGGATGGAGCTTAATTCAATCGCCGTACTGTGATTCGAATGGTACCATAATTTCAGATCCTTTTGAACCCAATAATGGGGTTGTTGGAGTTGGAGTTGAAGTTGAATGGAGAAGAATCATAAGATGGCTTAGTGCAAATGGGTTTGTTTCTTATGCAATCGGATTACAAACCGTTCTTGAAGGGCTTCTTCAAGATTTCGGAGGATTGAGATCGATTACTGTCTTTGCGCCGCCGAATTTAGTCTCTGTTACATCTCCATCGCCTGTTCTGAATCGAGCTGTGAGGCTTCATATTGTTCCTCAAATGGTTACATACAAATCCCTCGCTTCGTTGCCGGCCAGAACTTCGCTCAAGACGCTCGTCTCCGGCCAAGATATCGAGATCCTCGGAGGAGTTCGTGTTCCAAGAGGAACGGTGGTAGTTAACGGCGTGGAGATTGTCTCACCGGAGATTTTCCGATCAGAGAACTGTGTAATCCATGGGATTTCCCGGTCGCTTGAGATCGCCGGTTTACCTCATTCATCTAGATGA